The window GCGGATGGGGCCGACTCCCGGACCCAACACGAGGCCATCGTAATTCGCCAGCACTTCAAGGATCGAGCCATACTGTACCGTCACCGCGCCCCGTTCGACGAGCAGCACGGTGAGAGCGGACGGCGATGGAAAAACCTGAGGCGTGGTCAGGTCAAGGCGGCTGACATTGTGTTGAAATCGGTCGCGCCGGCTCATGACGTTGAGATCGACGATCGGGCCGCCGATCAGGGTGGCATAGGTCGGCTGGTCTCCGGGAAACGAATGGATGGATTCGCGATCCAGCCGGACAAGCCCGTGATCGGCAACCTTGAGAATGATACCGTC is drawn from Nitrobacteraceae bacterium AZCC 2146 and contains these coding sequences:
- a CDS encoding environmental stress-induced protein Ves (product_source=COG3758; cog=COG3758; ko=KO:K09975; pfam=PF05962; superfamily=51182); protein product: MRILRAADYKIMPWKNGMGSTTEIAVSPEAEGFEGFDWRISMARVETDGPFSPFPGIDRTLLVLEGDGIILKVADHGLVRLDRESIHSFPGDQPTYATLIGGPIVDLNVMSRRDRFQHNVSRLDLTTPQVFPSPSALTVLLVERGAVTVQYGSILEVLANYDGLVLGPGVGPIRMESAASARLVLIAFR